One Natronosalvus rutilus DNA segment encodes these proteins:
- a CDS encoding DUF7331 family protein, with protein sequence MSRSRRTPALTPTTPSDERRCSPAYAYKPSGMGAGEADDQNEPGREHWNEAVSVTETYETSEDFLVMYDCRNPLAWIESSYFGIPIDNLEQVEREKDADADQGGT encoded by the coding sequence GTGAGCAGATCCCGACGGACGCCGGCGCTGACGCCGACGACGCCGAGTGACGAGCGGCGGTGTTCGCCGGCGTATGCGTACAAACCATCAGGTATGGGTGCTGGTGAGGCAGACGATCAAAACGAACCAGGGCGGGAACACTGGAACGAGGCGGTGTCGGTGACCGAGACGTATGAGACCTCCGAGGACTTCCTCGTCATGTACGACTGTCGGAACCCGCTGGCCTGGATTGAGAGCTCGTATTTTGGCATCCCAATCGACAACCTCGAGCAAGTTGAGCGGGAGAAAGACGCCGATGCGGATCAGGGTGGTACTTAA
- a CDS encoding ribbon-helix-helix domain-containing protein has protein sequence MSGRGYRDRALELYGEQCLHCGSTDQVKVHHMDGDHDHDRRDNWVPLCQGCHVSLHRGAPPYTIWFALGQPVIEALDELTKARGYRSRSETVARLLQDAGGDLEADTWALLASHNDGLYDRGDGGR, from the coding sequence ATGAGCGGGCGCGGGTATCGAGATCGGGCCCTCGAACTGTACGGCGAGCAGTGCCTTCACTGTGGGTCGACCGATCAGGTGAAGGTCCACCACATGGACGGCGATCACGATCACGACCGGCGGGACAACTGGGTCCCACTGTGCCAGGGCTGTCACGTCTCCCTTCACCGCGGGGCTCCTCCGTACACCATCTGGTTCGCCCTGGGTCAGCCGGTGATCGAGGCGCTCGACGAGCTCACGAAGGCGCGGGGCTACCGGTCCAGGTCGGAGACGGTCGCCCGCCTCCTCCAGGACGCCGGCGGCGACCTCGAGGCGGACACGTGGGCGCTGCTCGCCTCTCATAACGACGGGCTGTACGACCGGGGTGACGGCGGCCGATGA
- a CDS encoding DNA modification methylase, whose product MKLTDLPGPDWEGFETAVGDLHVDGDNPNEMDDEMFTELVNNIRKYGWVGPPILADADGLISDGEHRLKAADEIGLEEVPVLGEDLSEADRRMLRLKMNKIHGEHEDKADALEYDWLVENGRRDEVLDMLDARDESLDEYLDMIRVTPTRDNPPTPPPQPEVFNEDCVDGMADRLEDDEVDLIVTDPPYGVNIDISDSMGRVKETQHLGTVANDHDEEEALELWDDVMTELDRVASTQAHLYCFASWKTAGPFRDVIEAHGWQVQNYLVWVKKDASQIAAFGTGSKPKWGYKHEFILFAVRDGARPLDGYPDDVLEYTEARWSDVEDQETIHPTQKPVALLEELIERSSERGDLVIDPFGGSGATGEAAVKLGRETRLWELEEAYIPVIERRIHTAKRQRDSPQNADVDGNADGDGDAEGDGEAPDEEVPADA is encoded by the coding sequence GTGAAGCTAACCGATCTACCCGGCCCGGACTGGGAGGGCTTCGAGACCGCTGTCGGTGACCTCCACGTCGACGGCGACAACCCGAACGAAATGGACGACGAAATGTTCACCGAGCTGGTGAACAACATCCGCAAGTACGGATGGGTCGGCCCGCCAATCCTGGCTGACGCTGACGGGCTCATTTCCGATGGCGAACACCGCCTCAAGGCTGCAGACGAGATCGGGCTCGAGGAGGTCCCCGTCCTGGGCGAGGATCTTTCCGAGGCCGACCGCCGGATGCTCCGGCTGAAGATGAACAAGATCCACGGCGAGCACGAGGACAAGGCTGACGCCCTCGAGTACGACTGGCTCGTCGAGAACGGCCGGCGTGACGAGGTCCTGGACATGCTCGATGCCCGGGATGAGAGCCTCGACGAGTACCTGGACATGATCCGGGTGACGCCCACGCGGGATAACCCTCCGACCCCGCCTCCCCAGCCGGAGGTGTTCAACGAGGACTGCGTCGATGGGATGGCTGATCGCCTCGAGGACGACGAGGTCGACCTGATCGTCACCGACCCGCCCTACGGAGTCAACATCGATATCTCCGACAGCATGGGCCGGGTGAAGGAGACCCAACACCTCGGGACCGTCGCGAACGATCACGACGAGGAGGAAGCCCTCGAGCTATGGGACGACGTCATGACCGAGCTCGACCGGGTTGCCTCAACCCAGGCGCACCTGTACTGCTTCGCCTCCTGGAAAACAGCCGGCCCCTTCCGCGACGTGATCGAGGCCCACGGCTGGCAGGTCCAGAACTACCTGGTCTGGGTCAAGAAGGACGCCTCACAGATCGCGGCCTTCGGCACCGGCTCCAAACCGAAGTGGGGCTACAAACACGAGTTCATCCTCTTTGCAGTCAGGGACGGGGCCCGCCCGCTCGATGGCTACCCGGATGACGTCCTCGAGTACACCGAGGCCCGCTGGTCTGACGTCGAAGACCAGGAGACCATCCACCCGACGCAGAAGCCCGTCGCGCTGCTCGAGGAGCTGATCGAACGTTCGAGTGAGCGGGGCGACCTCGTGATCGACCCGTTCGGCGGCTCCGGCGCGACCGGCGAGGCCGCGGTCAAGCTCGGCCGCGAGACCCGCCTCTGGGAGCTCGAGGAAGCGTACATCCCGGTGATCGAACGCCGTATCCACACCGCCAAACGACAGCGAGACTCCCCGCAGAACGCTGACGTCGACGGCAACGCTGACGGCGACGGGGACGCCGAGGGCGATGGCGAGGCTCCAGACGAGGAGGTCCCGGCCGATGCATGA
- a CDS encoding PadR family transcriptional regulator, whose product MIDLTAFQQNCVLVIASSERQHGDIPHGLAVKEALEQIYGKEVNHGRLYPNLDALVDRGLVEKTERDKRTNAYSLTQKGAEAINDLQYFVRHAQGKDVANPYGSEDTQASTAPADD is encoded by the coding sequence ATGATTGACCTAACCGCGTTCCAACAGAACTGCGTACTCGTGATCGCAAGCAGTGAACGACAGCACGGAGACATCCCCCACGGCCTGGCCGTCAAGGAGGCCCTCGAGCAGATCTACGGCAAAGAAGTCAACCACGGCCGGCTGTACCCGAACCTCGACGCGCTCGTCGACCGCGGGCTCGTCGAAAAGACCGAACGGGACAAGCGAACAAACGCCTACAGCCTCACGCAGAAGGGGGCCGAGGCGATCAACGACCTCCAGTACTTCGTCCGGCACGCCCAGGGCAAAGACGTCGCGAACCCCTACGGCTCCGAAGACACCCAGGCTTCTACCGCACCCGCTGACGACTGA
- a CDS encoding gamma-glutamylcyclotransferase family protein, with the protein MNVTTSDETLCELCWNDHTATFRDDEGRPVCGTHANVLEDGSWDGEPHEIVPLTPEEDQEEIEYVFVYGTLRNGSGYDAELKGFTKDDTGQFPTLIPSPDHTVCGEVHKVTTGRLRNLDRYEGTPHLYKRVEGPLGVWVYIGDPEKLGSKYTLPFEREFLQEQIDDATLTLEADFDPRKMPIERA; encoded by the coding sequence ATGAATGTGACCACATCGGACGAAACACTCTGCGAACTGTGCTGGAACGATCACACCGCGACCTTCCGCGACGACGAAGGCCGGCCGGTGTGCGGAACCCACGCGAACGTCCTCGAGGACGGCTCCTGGGACGGCGAACCTCACGAAATCGTCCCGCTGACGCCCGAGGAAGATCAAGAGGAGATCGAGTACGTGTTCGTGTACGGGACGCTGCGGAACGGCTCCGGCTACGACGCCGAGCTCAAAGGCTTCACCAAAGACGACACCGGCCAGTTCCCCACGCTGATCCCGAGCCCGGATCACACCGTCTGCGGCGAGGTCCACAAGGTGACGACCGGTCGCCTGCGGAATCTCGACCGGTACGAAGGCACGCCTCACCTGTACAAGCGCGTCGAAGGCCCGCTGGGAGTCTGGGTGTACATCGGTGACCCGGAGAAGCTCGGCTCGAAGTACACCCTCCCGTTCGAACGGGAGTTCCTCCAGGAGCAGATAGACGACGCTACCCTCACCCTCGAGGCTGACTTCGACCCGCGAAAGATGCCCATCGAGCGGGCCTGA
- a CDS encoding DUF7221 family queuine tRNA-ribosyltransferase-like protein: MIHDNLRFFWTVSSGGSRKALREAERDDTVEAHGQTLALGDVPAPESCMVSFATRANKPWPGPEWFIDSGGYSTLLGNSEYEDPIREYLEFIREHEQRDGVTIDRYALRDWACESKVLRKHGRTARQHQEWTIRDHVECLELAEEIGVEAEPVSVLQGYTVPEYLEHLDYYREHGLLSDHVGIGSVCRRNADEEIRSTILQVSEALPDRCRLHAFGVKKTVLRFPDVVMALDSVDSNAWDYAVRMDAESNASTEGHRYTWDRITRAYQSYRADVLEQLDAVDGDGHPITVKSLADFTDADLREKPYPIAKCRCGELVNPNYLADQTGACRYCDRLILTLRDHTMNPDHPMYDPETAPLNG; encoded by the coding sequence ATGATTCACGACAACCTGCGGTTCTTTTGGACGGTATCGAGCGGCGGCTCCCGGAAGGCGCTACGCGAAGCCGAACGCGACGACACCGTCGAGGCTCACGGTCAGACCCTCGCCCTCGGTGACGTCCCGGCCCCCGAGTCGTGTATGGTCTCGTTCGCCACCCGGGCGAACAAGCCCTGGCCCGGCCCGGAGTGGTTCATCGACTCCGGCGGCTACAGCACGCTGCTCGGCAACAGCGAGTACGAGGACCCGATCAGGGAGTACCTCGAGTTCATCCGCGAACACGAGCAACGCGACGGCGTGACCATCGACCGGTACGCGCTGCGGGACTGGGCGTGCGAGAGTAAGGTCCTGCGAAAGCACGGCCGGACCGCCCGCCAACACCAGGAGTGGACCATCCGTGACCACGTCGAATGCCTCGAGCTCGCCGAGGAGATCGGCGTAGAAGCCGAACCCGTCAGTGTCCTCCAAGGCTACACCGTCCCGGAGTACCTCGAGCACCTGGACTACTACCGCGAGCACGGCCTGCTGTCAGATCACGTCGGCATCGGCTCGGTCTGCCGGCGGAACGCTGACGAGGAAATCCGGTCGACCATCCTCCAGGTGAGCGAGGCGCTGCCAGACCGATGCCGGCTCCACGCCTTCGGCGTGAAAAAGACGGTCCTCCGGTTCCCTGACGTCGTGATGGCGCTGGACTCCGTCGACAGCAACGCCTGGGACTACGCCGTCCGGATGGACGCCGAGTCGAACGCCTCAACCGAAGGCCACCGCTACACCTGGGACCGGATCACCCGGGCCTATCAGTCCTACCGCGCTGACGTCCTCGAGCAACTCGACGCCGTCGACGGTGACGGTCACCCGATCACGGTCAAGAGCCTCGCCGACTTCACCGATGCCGACCTCCGGGAGAAGCCGTACCCCATCGCGAAGTGCCGCTGCGGTGAGCTCGTCAACCCGAACTACCTGGCAGATCAGACCGGGGCCTGCCGGTACTGCGACCGGCTCATCCTCACCCTACGGGATCACACCATGAACCCGGACCACCCAATGTACGACCCCGAAACCGCACCACTCAACGGTTAA
- a CDS encoding twin-arginine translocation signal domain-containing protein codes for MKGSDNNINRRNFLRAAAASGATIGIVGTAAASTNFNFIDSATWGNTSGANVAKIQLMARYENNNAQTAFDHAEDTFGDYWNLAGDSDFDGLALYCYDHDSSMSWDISLQELDGIISDHWTDGNDRIKVWNCDEVDSYGGDCNVQCAENLVNVCDPALTSSDIYPPITGFPGDDGLGHNNMHVRVTNGEVVTGRLTRGALMALTRVNAFGEWNDLYENVPDRGNTYHYEAARSVNTSGDKWAPTAMGIYSKPEMNNEDGSCGGSTVPSDYQLGDEYLRQITACTSFLIRDAADYFR; via the coding sequence ATGAAAGGATCTGACAACAACATCAATCGACGGAACTTCCTTCGAGCGGCAGCGGCATCGGGAGCAACTATTGGTATCGTGGGAACGGCGGCCGCGAGCACCAACTTCAACTTCATTGACAGCGCCACCTGGGGCAACACGTCAGGCGCGAACGTCGCCAAGATTCAGTTGATGGCTCGCTACGAGAACAACAACGCCCAGACCGCCTTCGACCACGCCGAGGACACGTTCGGTGATTACTGGAATCTTGCTGGCGATTCCGACTTCGACGGTCTGGCGCTCTACTGTTACGACCACGACTCGTCAATGAGCTGGGACATCTCCCTCCAGGAACTTGACGGCATCATCAGCGATCACTGGACTGATGGCAACGACCGGATCAAGGTCTGGAACTGCGACGAAGTCGACAGCTACGGCGGGGACTGCAACGTTCAGTGCGCGGAGAACCTCGTCAACGTCTGTGACCCTGCGCTCACGAGCAGCGACATTTACCCGCCGATCACCGGCTTCCCCGGAGACGACGGGCTCGGTCACAACAACATGCACGTCCGCGTTACCAACGGGGAGGTCGTCACGGGACGGCTGACTCGAGGGGCGCTCATGGCACTCACGCGAGTCAATGCTTTCGGCGAGTGGAACGACCTCTATGAGAATGTTCCCGACCGAGGGAACACCTACCACTACGAAGCCGCGAGGTCGGTGAACACCTCGGGCGACAAGTGGGCCCCCACGGCGATGGGGATCTACTCGAAGCCGGAGATGAACAACGAGGACGGGAGCTGCGGGGGCAGCACCGTGCCCAGCGACTACCAGCTCGGTGACGAGTACCTTCGGCAGATCACGGCCTGCACGTCATTCCTCATCCGCGATGCGGCCGATTACTTCAGGTAA
- a CDS encoding ASCH domain-containing protein has translation MLFKDYHMEQIRSGSKTVTRREWERRQAKPDGVYIASTEMFTSHDEADCYIRVDDVYQQALGDMTDEDARAEGDYEDLADFRAGYELVYGEGSWDPEKVVWVIEFEYVGRDRPD, from the coding sequence ATGCTATTCAAGGACTACCACATGGAGCAGATCAGGTCGGGCTCGAAAACCGTCACCCGTCGGGAATGGGAACGCCGGCAGGCCAAACCGGACGGCGTGTACATCGCGTCGACGGAAATGTTCACGAGTCACGACGAGGCTGACTGCTACATTCGCGTCGACGACGTCTACCAGCAGGCGCTCGGGGACATGACCGACGAGGACGCCCGGGCGGAGGGTGACTACGAGGACCTCGCTGACTTCCGGGCCGGCTACGAGCTCGTGTACGGTGAGGGCTCCTGGGACCCCGAGAAAGTGGTGTGGGTGATCGAATTCGAATACGTCGGCCGGGACCGCCCGGACTGA